The following is a genomic window from Benincasa hispida cultivar B227 chromosome 7, ASM972705v1, whole genome shotgun sequence.
TTACCAacaccttcaaggcatgatccTCTGCCACCTCGTTTGTCAACTTAGCCTCAACATTGGTAGACAAGGTTGGTCGCATACTTCCCTCACACCACGTTGTAATACTTAGCCATAACATCCCCTCCTTGGACTTGGCCATATAGTTCAATAGAATTGGCCACATGACGCCTCATAGCTCCAAGCATGGAGTCCTCTTACTTCCTCTAAGTTTTTAACTTCTTTTCACCTAACCCGAGAGCTCAACATTCACACTTAGCATATTTTTCTTGCTCTTTTCCAGCTTGCCATTGCTTAAACTCTCAACCTCTCTATGCATCGACTGTTCTTACATTATGAGAGCATATACTCTTGACACTGagaatatttttcttctcttaaacaTTACAAATCGCATCAACCATTAAATATGCTTAGCTTACTTTTGCATTAATGTTAATACATATCGTTAACATATAATTAAAGgaacttaaacttaattaactagtaaaacaaATTCAAGAGCTTCTACTGGATATCTGAGCGTGTTGCTCCCATGGATCTAAACAAGGTTGTGATCATAGCTTAGTAGATATGGAGAGCAAGGAATAAGTTGGTGTTCCAAATGCAGCCGGCTAATGCTGAGCCTATTGATGATTCAATTAATAGTCATATTCTGGAGATTCGACATGAGAGGAAAGAATTTAGTGGTAAAGGCTCCGTGGAGGCCCTTCTTGCCAGACTGCTCCAACTAGGTGCATCCTCCTAAGGTACCCTTCTAAAAGCTTAAGTCAGATGTTGCTTAGAACCCTATCTCTAAGTCAGACAATTTCAGTTGGGTGCTTCAAGACCATTTGGGTCATGTGCATCTTGTTGGATTGAAGTTCATACCTGGATGCAAGGAAGTGAAGATTCTTGAAGTGATGATCATTTGTTCTAGGCTAGAGAATATCTACGCATTCCATATCTCAAATTTTTGGTTGAGTTTGACTGTTTGGAGGTTGTCAATCTATTGATGGTGTGATCGATATTTCTGATGTCTCTTTCTTTATTGAGAAAGTTAAAGCTCGGGGATGCAAATTGGGAGTTGTCATTTTCTCCTCTTCACCGTAATCAAAATGCACTTGCACATGTTGTTGCACATAAGGTTTTGGAGGAGCATGAGTCTTCTATTCTTCATATTTCTTATTCTGATTGGTTTTTCTCCGGTTATGTCCCATGATGTTATCATGTAGTTTTGTTGGGGTTTTCACTTTTtgattgtattatattttaaaaacaattatatttatcacAGAAAAAATTCCTCGACGCCAATAATTCACATCAAGCGTTAATATGGCCAATAATTTACATCAACCATAGCTAAATTGCTATACCACCACTGTTTTTTAAGTCCATTCATCAGTCATCACAAAAGCAAAGTTCATATTTTCCAGAGAAACAAACAGCAATAACATCCTTTCCAAGAACATAAACAGAAAAGAGCTCTTTTCTACTTAAACTTGTTTAGATTCTGCCGCTACTTTCAATAGCACCTTCAATTCTGTTGATGCAAGATTTGTAAAGAAATCCCAGATAATCAATTATGCTGTCTTCACAAACACCTTCCAAAGGATTTATCTCAAACTTCCATTCAATCAATGTTGAATCTTCTCCATAGTCCACAAGCTTTAATGTGTTGATAGATCCATCTAATCCCACATTGCTTGCTTCCAGTTTGTAACTGTAACAGTGAGCTGATGGGTCCATGGAAAGCAGATTCTCTTTGATCCATGATCTTTCTCCATCTTTCAGTGGAAACATGAAGCCCGAAACAACCCGTTCGTAGCCTGGAACTCCTTCGTCTCCGGCTATGTCGGTGCATCTCTCAACCATTGGCATCCAATCCTGTAGCCTCTTGGACTGAGTGACCAAGGGCCATACTTTGTCCATGGGAGCATCGACTAAACCCCTTACCGATCCTTTCCATTTCCCATTCTTTCCCTGATATGCCTGCATCAGCACTTGCAAAATACATCAAATTTCACTCTTTTTCTTGTGCCTTTTCAACAAGTATTGATCTCATAAAGACCGGAAAAAACAGAAACCGAAAATGGAAGGAAGTTTCATAGAGATAATATAAACAGCGAAGTTTTCAACTCACCATGGTCAAGCAGTGTCTGTACTCCAAAGTATCTCAGAAAACAAGCCAATCATGGACAAGCATGTTAAAGCTTATCAGAAGACAGTATAACTTCTAGGTATAAATCTTAGAAAGCATAAAGCTAACTTCtgtatataatttaataagaGAGGCTGGAGCTTTACAGGAGATAAATCCAAGGTCACCATCTTTGAAATTTACAATTCTCTTGTATTTGCAGAAAGAGCCAAGAGATTATGTTATTCATCAAATTTACTTTCCCCGAGGGGTACGACAGCTCCAGATCTCATCATGCTCCAATCATTGCTGGCTGTGATGATAATTCATCTTATTTAGGGCGTGATGAACTTTTACCATTTCAGGGAAATTTTCACAGTTTATTGGTAGGTGTTTGCTTGGCAAACCGAGCTCAGAAAAGTTGGTTCGTTTGGCCTTTTAAATTTTACTTTGATAAGAAAAATTGAACCTTGGAAACTGTGGTGCCAAACTTCAAAATAGCTTGAACATTTTCATTTCTATCATACAATTCATACAAGCTTCTATTGAGATTAAATTCTGTTTTCAACAAGCAAATGTAGGAAAATTTTGGGGGAAATGTTCTTTCCCTGCTTAAGCTGCAGCACCAACAGGCACCCCTGACTTCAACCTGGATGATCCATAGAGAGTTTCTTCAAAACGAATGATCTCTTCTTTAGATCCATATGCAACTTGGGTTCTTTCGTCCAGATTCTCGATCACCTTGTCAAGCACAGACTGACGCCCGTCACTGCTGTATCCTCCTGCTTTCTCCACTAAGAATCCCAAAGGAGCTACCTCAAATAATAGCCTCAGCTTAGCTTTGGTTGACGGAGATGTCACATTTGTGAAAATTCCCTTTTCTTTCACAATAATCTATGGATTTAAACAAAACCATTTTTCAGAACCCTCGAACTAAAAGGCATTCCTACTCTTCGATCATTCCAATAAAAGAATTCGAAAGAAAATTGATCAGAAAGGTTAATAACCTGGTTAACGTCAGGAACCATTCCTCCAGTGTATCTCAATGTGTATTTTTCTTTCACATAGTAGTTGATAAGCTGTTGAATTGAAACACACAAAAAGGTAGTAAGAGATGGTTTTACTGTGATGAGATGTGTAAAAGAGAATGCTAATACTCTTCTCAAGCCTTTTAGAAGTGGTAAAGTAAAAGAAACCTTGTCATAGTCAGGGTTATCAAATGTGGCCCTCAAATTTCCAGGAGAGAACAGTTTTCCTTCCCCAATCTCTGTTGTCTCTTTAACATGTTGCCATTTACCTAACCAATCACCATCAGTAAAGCAAAGAAGTCAAGGTTATGGATCGAGAACCTCCAGTCATTCTCTCAATTAAGAAAAAGCTTTTAATTCAGTTTAGTTGTCAAGAGTAACCTTCGTCAAGAAGAAGGAACTCATGGGTGCCGGGAAAGTCTTTCAGAGCAAGAACATATGTTGTGCGAGGACCGTAAACTCCCATGGCAGCTGCAGCTTGATCACTTCCCTTCACTCCAGTCAACTTATCACCTGGCCACACGCCAAAGATGGTGCCAACGCTGAAGTTTGTGTCAACAATACTTGAACCATCGAGTGGGTCAAATGCAACACTGAATCCTCCTgcttatattttaataaaatgtgTTAGTGAATGGTAAACAATGAATTGTCGTCGAATTGTTTGCTTATAATTTGGGAAGTGTGACCTTCAACAGGGCCTCCCATGTCTTGAAGCTCTGGAACTTCTTCAGAGCAAGCATATTTGCAGAAGTGTGAGTATCTCAAGGCCTATtcatcaaaaaccaaaattagtACAGTATCTTAAAAGCAGATTTGGGAAAGGGATTCAGATAAGCTATACTACTGAGAATGGTATCCTAAGAAACCAATATCTTAATCAAAACTCTAATATGCAAACATGTGCTGATTGAACATAGATCAGCTCAACATTTTTCTTCCACAGTTCATTAGAAAATATCATCCATGAATGCTAAAGAAAGATGAGCAAGTTCGAAAATAGGAGATCTACTTCAAGAAATTATCATTCAAGACTGATCAAAGGCTGACCTCGAATAGAAGCTTGTCGGCAAGCATATCGACAGCAAGCTGTTCATCTCCAAAGGAGTTGACACATGCAGTTCCTCCACAAGAAGCCGTCCTGACTTTGAAGGAAATAGTCCTCAAAGCTTCTCCCATGCACGTCAGCAATCTGATCAATCCCTTATCAGGGGTTGCTTTGGTGAGAAACTCTTCCTACAATCAAAaactcattttcattttcaaataagCAATATAACAAACACCTCGCAGACATTATTACACAAACACACTCACCAGACTATCACCAATCTCACATCTAGTTTTGAGGGGAACGCTCTTTGGCCTCGATGCCACCTTCACTGATGACTTGGGAACTTGCCTTAATGACTCCCCAAATAGCGAACTCGCTTTCAGACTCTATAATTCAATTTGATCACACACCCATCATCAAACTTCAGCCACACATTTCCAAAATCTAGAAAAACAGAGAGATGGGTTTGGTTTGTACATACCCTGCTGGCGAAAGAAGGAGACATAAGAGCAGTTGAATGCTGAGAAGAAAGATTAGGGAGAAAAGCCCCACGAGCACAGCAAGCAATCCCAGTCTCCATAGCCAACCCAAGTATGAGGATAGTGATTCTCTCAAGCTGCTGCTACTATCGATTGGACATGAAAGGGGGGAATGGAGCTGCAAAATTGCAGGGAAGGGAGTAGATAAGGCGGTGATAGAGTTTCTGCCGCGTGGGTTATGGTTACTTGAAAGGATGATGAAGTAGTGGGTGGACATGGGGTGAGGCTAATTTGGATCACTCGTTCATATGTGGCTCTGCTATTGTCCTGAAAACAGATATGGTCCATCACTCCTCGGCTCTATTGCCTTTGAATTTTGGTTGTAGGACGTCAAGTTTTTGGGTGTTCATTGTTACCATTTGGATTGCGATTGGCTCTTGTTGCATTCCCGTTTCTTTACTGCCACGCCAAAATGTATTCTTACGGCTTTGTGAGATAGAGAAGACGAGACTTTCAGAATTGGAAGACATTGATTAGAAGATGTACAAAATTTGGTCTCGTACTAGCGTACGATGTGCCCAtgacttttcaaattaataacttttgcttagtttaaatttttttcgtGGGAAGTTTAAATTCTCGTAACTATCATTCGtctaaatccttttgagattggaggtttaaattttcataatttttttgttcatttacCGAAAGTGATAGAAGACCGATAAAGACTTGAGATGGCAGACTAAGACCAATGAGCCAACATTCAATCAATAGTCAGTTATGGCCTTAGAAGACCAATCCAAGTAGAATAGGTAAGATTCATGAGGGAGCTCAAAGGACATATAGAAAATCTGAGTAGGACCCATGTGGAAGCTTCGAGATAGCTCATATAATCCATGGGAGACTAAGAGAACTCATGAGGAAGCTCAGAAGACCCATGAGGAGCTAAAAAGTAGCTTATCTTTGATGATTCCATCAAACATTCATACATGATTGAGTTGCGAAAACTTCTGGATAGATATCTCACATCTGAACTGAATTCTTTCTGGTTAAAGAATCTCTTTCTAGTTGCTCTAGAACAATTAGGAGATTCTTTAGAAGAAATATGGGATTCTGCTTTTGGTGGCAACATGCTATGGGGTGGCAGTCCCGCTTATAGGGTCAAATCAATATGTTCGAAGAAGAAAGATTGGAATATTGATCTCATTGATCTCATAAGTATCATACCAAATCCCATCAATCAAATCTCTTTTCGAGACCCAGGATTCTATTTTATCATCAATCCAATCCCAATCACCATttgc
Proteins encoded in this region:
- the LOC120081870 gene encoding uncharacterized protein LOC120081870 isoform X2; protein product: MAYQGKNGKWKGSVRGLVDAPMDKVWPLVTQSKRLQDWMPMVERCTDIAGDEGVPGYERVVSGFMFPLKDGERSWIKENLLSMDPSAHCYSYKLEASNVGLDGSINTLKLVDYGEDSTLIEWKFEINPLEGVCEDSIIDYLGFLYKSCINRIEGAIESSGRI
- the LOC120081870 gene encoding uncharacterized protein LOC120081870 isoform X1; translated protein: MQAYQGKNGKWKGSVRGLVDAPMDKVWPLVTQSKRLQDWMPMVERCTDIAGDEGVPGYERVVSGFMFPLKDGERSWIKENLLSMDPSAHCYSYKLEASNVGLDGSINTLKLVDYGEDSTLIEWKFEINPLEGVCEDSIIDYLGFLYKSCINRIEGAIESSGRI
- the LOC120081869 gene encoding sedoheptulose-1,7-bisphosphatase, chloroplastic codes for the protein METGIACCARGAFLPNLSSQHSTALMSPSFASRSLKASSLFGESLRQVPKSSVKVASRPKSVPLKTRCEIGDSLEEFLTKATPDKGLIRLLTCMGEALRTISFKVRTASCGGTACVNSFGDEQLAVDMLADKLLFEALRYSHFCKYACSEEVPELQDMGGPVEGGFSVAFDPLDGSSIVDTNFSVGTIFGVWPGDKLTGVKGSDQAAAAMGVYGPRTTYVLALKDFPGTHEFLLLDEGKWQHVKETTEIGEGKLFSPGNLRATFDNPDYDKLINYYVKEKYTLRYTGGMVPDVNQIIVKEKGIFTNVTSPSTKAKLRLLFEVAPLGFLVEKAGGYSSDGRQSVLDKVIENLDERTQVAYGSKEEIIRFEETLYGSSRLKSGVPVGAAA